A region from the Vicia villosa cultivar HV-30 ecotype Madison, WI linkage group LG3, Vvil1.0, whole genome shotgun sequence genome encodes:
- the LOC131656608 gene encoding glycine-rich protein 23-like, whose product MASSSRVFLFVLVGALVCSSIDARKLGSDKGLRDEKNFYHRPGFGGGAGGGGGFGGGGGSGGGLGGGSGSGFGAGAGGGSGGGLGGGGGFGGGGGGGFGGGSGVGGGSGFGGGSGFGGGAGAGSGLGGGGGGGFGGGGGGGLGGAGSGGGFGGGAGGGVGGGFP is encoded by the coding sequence ATGGCTTCAAGTTCTAGGGTTTTTCTTTTTGTGCTTGTTGGTGCTCTTGTTTGTAGTAGCATTGATGCAAGGAAGCTTGGGAGTGACAAGGGTTTAAGAGATGAGAAGAATTTCTATCATCGTCCAGGGTTCGGTGGAGGTGCAGGAGGAGGTGGTGGttttggtggtggtggtggtagtGGTGGAGGGTTAGGTGGTGGTTCAGGAAGCGGATTTGGTGCCGGTGCTGGTGGTGGTTCTGGAGGAGGACTTGGAGGTGGAGGTGGTTTTGGTGGTGGTGGCGGCGGTGGATTCGGTGGAGGAAGTGGTGTTGGTGGAGGATCAGGGTTTGGAGGAGGATCAGGATTCGGAGGTGGAGCCGGTGCTGGTAGTGGACTCGGAGGAGGtggtggaggaggatttggaggcggtggtggtggtggacTTGGTGGTGCCGGATCCGGTGGAGGATTTGGTGGTGGAGCTGGTGGAGGAGTTGGAGGTGGATTTCCATGa